In Brevibacterium pigmentatum, the sequence GCTGCATCCACCCTGACCAGCCTGTCGGCGACCTACATCGGCACCTGGTTCGCTGTGCTCATCTCCGTCGTCGCCTTCTTCGTCGCCTTCGGCGCCTTCCTCAGTTCCTCGGCCGCCGCCTCCCGTCTCCTCTTCGCCCTTGCCCGCGACGGTTTCGGACCCTCGGCGCTGGCCAGCCAGCACTCCGTGAGCAAGGTTCCGACCACCTCGGTGACCACCGTCATCGTCCTCACCACCCTGATGACGCTCGGCCTCGGGGTCTTCGGCGCCACGAGCGTCGACGCCTACTACTGGTACGCGACGCTGGGTACCCTGTGTATGGTCGTCGCCTACGGCATGACCTCGGTCGGCGTCATCCGGCACACCTTCCGAGCGAACTCGGGGATCCCGAAATGGGAGATCATCGTCCCCGCCCTCGGCCTCGTCTACCTCATGTTCGTCTACGTCATCCAGGTGACCGGCCAGGAGGCCCCGTACACGTACTTCCCGTGGGCCGTCGGCCTCTGGTGCCTCATCGGCCTGATCATCGTCATCAGCCGCCCGGCCCTTGCACAGCGCATCGGCTCCCGCCTCACAGCGGAGGACATCGACTGATGGACATCACCGAGATCACCCCCGAACAGCGTGCCACCGAGGAAGCCGCCTACGCCCGAGACCAGTCCGCGCTGGCCCATATCCAGAATCTGCGCTTCTTCCCTCTGGTCGTCTCCGGAGGATCCGGCGCGAGGCTGCGCACTGCCTCGGGGCGGGAACTCATCGACCTCTCGGCCAGCTGGACGGCCTCGGCCTTTGGGCATGGAAACCCCACCATCGCCGAGGCGGTCCACCGTGCCGCTCTCACCGGCGCGGGCTCCTCCGCACTGTCTGCAGCAGTCACCGGCACCACCGAGGTGGCCGAACGGCTGGTGAACACGGTGCCGGTGAAGCACCCCGAACGTGCCTACCTCGGGCTCAGCGGCAGCGACGCGAATACGGCCGCCGTCGAAGCTGCCCGTCGCGCAACCGGGCGACCCACAATCGTCTCCTTCTCCGGCAGCTACCACGGTGGCTTCGGCACCTCCCGCGATGTCTCCGGCATCACTGAGTCCCCCGGTCCCGGGTCACTGGTGTTCGACTATCCCCTCACCGAGGCAGCGCTGAGTCAGCTGCGCCCGCAGCTGACCGAGGCGCTGAAGTCAGGCACGGTCGCCGCCGTCATCACCGAAGCCATCCAGTGCGACGGCGGGGTCCGGGTGCCCGACGCCGGCTTCCTGCCGACGCTGCGCGAACTCTGCGAGGCCACTGACACGCTGCTCATCCTCGACGAGGTCAAGGCGGGCCTGGGCAGAACAGGGTCGCTCTTCGCCTTCGAGGCCTCGGACATCCGGCCCGATATCGTCACCCTGGGCAAGTCCCTGGGCGGCGGTCTGCCGATCTCGGCCGTCATCGGACCCGAAGCCGTCCTCGACGTCGCCCCCGCCTCGGCGCTGTTGACCAACGCCGGTGCCCCGATCTGTGCCGCGGCCGCCGATGCTGTCCTCGATCTCGCCACCGATCCAGCCCTCGCCGAGGAGGTCGACTCACTCGGACCACGTGCCCGTGAACGCATCGCCGACTACCGCGGCAGCGAACGGGCGGGAGTCGATTCCATCGTCGAGGTCCGCGGACGTGGGCTCCTTCTCGGTGTCGAGCTCCGTGCCCCGGCAGGTTCGCAACTTGATGATGGGCAGCTGGCCGCGCTGACGATCTACCGGGCCTGGGAACTCGGTGTCGTCGTCTACGTTGTGCGAAATAATGTCCTTGAGATCAGCCCACCGCTGCAGATCGCCCCGTACGACCTCGACCGCGGCATCGAGATCATTTTGGGCGCCCTCGACGATGTCGTGTCCGGGCGAGTGCCCGCCGAGGTACTCGACCGGTTCGCCGGCTGGTGACGAAGCCCGCCGACCGCGCCTCGATCGGCGCGCCCCCGCACCCGCCGATCACCGACCTCCAGTGATTTCCGACCCACAGCGAAGGAACCCCATGAGCCAGAATGATTTCACCCTCGCCGTCGTCTCCGACCACAGCGCGGCCGACACCGACCATGCCGATCCCTTAGAGGCGGTCAAGCGGTCGCTGACCGCCTTGGGCACCGCCGTCACCGAGATCACGCCGTTCCAGTCGGCCCGGCTCCTCAACGACAAGTCGGGCCTGCTCATCATCGTCGATCGGATCACCGGCCACGCCGCGACGGGCGTAGAGAACTCGTCGGATGCACTGCAGGAACTGCTCGGGCAGATCCGCTCCCAGAGCGCCGATGTCCCGGTATTCCTCTACGGAGAAAGCCTCACCGCACGCAGCCTCTCCACGGAGGTCCTCGCCGAGATCGAAGGCGTGATCAATGCTTATGAGGACACCCCCGAGTTCGTCGCGAAGGTCGTTCACCGGGAGGCCACCCGCTATGTCGAACGCCTGGCGCCGCCCTTCTTCAAGGCCCTGATGGACTACTCGAACGACGGTGCCTACTCCTGGCACTGCCCCGGGCACTCGGGCGGCACCGCCTTCCTCAAGTCACCGGCAGGTACCGTCTTCCACCAGTTCTTCGGTGAGAACATGCTCCGCTCGGACGTGTGCAACGCCGTCGAAGAACTCGGACAGCTCCTCGACCACACGGGCCCCGTGGCGGAGTCCGAGGCCAGGGCCGCCGAGACCTTCGGCGCCGACCACCTGTTCTTCGTCACCAACGGCACCTCCACCTCCAACAAGGTGGTCTGGAACTCTGCCGTCAGCGCCGGCGATGTCGTGCTCGTCGACCGCAACTGCCACAAATCGATCCTCCATGCGATCATCCTCACCGGGGCGATTCCGATCTACCTCTGGCCGACCAGGAACCGCGCCGGGATCATCGGCCCGATCCCCCGCAGCGAGTTCTCCCCCGAGGCCATCGGAGAGAAGATCCGGGCCCATCCGGCCATCACCGACAAGAGCGTGACCCCGCGCATCCTCACCCTGACGCAGAGCACCTACGACGGGGTCGTCTACAACGCCGAGGAGATCAAGTCGACCCTCGACGGCTATGTCGACGTCCTCCACTTCGATGAAGCATGGCTCCCGCACGCCCGGTTCCACGAGCTCTACAAGGGGATGCACGGCGTCGATGAACGGACTGCGAAGACGCAGAAGTCGTTGGTCTACGCCACGCAGTCGACGCACAAACTCCTGGCCGGTCTCTCGCAGGCCTCACAGATCCTCGTCCAGAACTCCGAGGAGACCGAGCTCGACCGCGACATCTTCAACGAGGCCTACCTCATGCACACGTCGACGAGTCCGCAGTACTCGATCATCGCCAGCTGCGATGTCTCCGCAGAGATGATGCGCGGACCCGGCGGTCATGCCCTCGTCGAAGAGACCATCACCGAGGCAATGGAGTTCCGCCGGGCCATCATCCGCATCGGTGACGAGCATGCCGACTCAGACTGGTGGTTCGGCGTCTGGGGACCGGACACCCCGCCGAGAGAGGGACTGGCGGAACGCGCCGAATGGCAGCTGAGTGCCTCCGACAACTGGCACGGTTTCGGCGAGATCGGCGAGGACTTCGCCATGCTCGACCCGATCAAGGTCACCCTGACGACTCCGGGGCTGAGCATCGACGGCGAATTCGGCGAATTCGGCATCCCCGGGCTGGTACTGTCGAAGTACCTTGCCGAACACGGAGTCGTCGTCGAGAAGACCGGTCTTTACTCACTCTTCATCCTCTTCACGATCGGAGTCACGAAGGGACGGTGGAACACACTCATCGCCGAACTCCACCGGTTCAAGAGTGCCGTCGACAGCAACGTCCGCATCGACGAGATCATGCCGGAGTTCGTCGCGGAGTCACCGCAGTACGCGGGACTGGGCTTGAAGGACCTCTGCCAGCGGCTCCACGAGCTCTATCGCGAGCACGACTTCGCGAACCTCACCACCGACATCTACCTCGAGGAACCTGCGGTCGCACTCCCGCCGACCGACGCCTGGGCGGCGACGACCAGCGGGAAGATCGAGCACGTCGGGATCTCGCAGCTCGGGGGACGCATCTCCGCGGTCCTGCTCACGCCTTACCCGCCCGGCATCCCGCTGCTCGTACCCGGGGAACGAGTGAGTCCGAAGATCGTCGAGTACCTCAAGGCCGAGGCCGAGCTGGCGCGCCGCTACCCCGGTTTCAACGGAATCACCCATGGGCTGACGGCCACGTCCGGTGGGGGGAACACCGTGGCCTGCGTCATCGAGGAGAGCTGAGTCCAACGGCGGTCTGACCGGTGGCGGCCGCACGCGGACCGCTGCCGGTCACATTTGTGCCTGGATGGCACTCACCCGTGGTTGGCCGTGCCTCCGAGCCGCAGCCGCAGCGGGTCGAGGCGTCCCAACCGGTCGACCCCTGCCTGACCGAGTTCTACCACGACGAGTTCGCTCACCGCTTCGACTAGTGCCAGCATCGGCACCATCGTGTCCGAAGGACCCGCTGCGCGGACGTCGGCGGTGAGTACATGGTCGGCCAAGGCAGCTGCCGGCGACATCCAGGGATCGGTAAACACGATCGTCGCCAGACCGAGCTCTTTGGCCGTGCGCACGACGTCTGTGACTCGGGGTTCGTAGCGTCTGACATCGAAGGCGACGACGATGTCCCCTCGCTTGAGGTCGAGGAGCTGCCCGGCTGCGACGAGAGGATTCGCCGCCAACCGCATCGTGCCCGACCTCGCAGGGGCCAACTGGGCGTGGAAGATGTCCGCGATGAACCCCGAGTACGTTGCCCCAAGGAAGACCACCGACCTCTTCGTCTGCGCAAGCAGTCTGACGGTGCGGTCGAGGTCGTCACCGATCACCGAGTCGAAGGTCTGGTCAATCCCCGCATGATAGGCGGATCGTGCGGCATCGAACTGCGGCTCCTGACCGCGCGGACGCGTCTCAGCCTGCGAGAGATTCGACTCCTCGCGTACGCGGATCTCCTGGCGCAGCCTCTCTTGGAACTCCCGATAGCCGTTGAATCCCAGCGTCCGGGCGAAGCGGACAACGGATGGGGCGCTGACTCCCGCGGAGTCGGCGAGGCTCGAGATCGGTTCGAGTCCGGAGAACGGATAGGAGGCGAGGATCGCACGGGCGATCTTCTTCTCTGCCGGGGTGAATGTCGGCATGGCGGCACGCAGGCCCACCGCCAGGCTCGGTCCGTCCTCGCCTCGCGAATCCTGCACGTCCGGATCTTCCTCGACGGTCGCGTCCTTGCGTATCATCTCATCGCCTCTCTGTCTCCTCCCGACTGTACTGTGTTCTCACGCGATCACGAGGCAGGAGAAGAATTTTCTGAAATTCTCATTACAAATATTGACCGTATCTTCAAACTTGATATTATTCATTACATTCTTTGGGATCGCCTCAGATCGTCCTGCGATTTCAGCCCGCAAGCCACGAGCGAACACCGAAGTTCGGACAAGGAGTCACACCGTGAGCAATGAACCCACTTCTGGGGACCTGGACTGTCATGAGTGGCTGCACGAGAGCGTTCGGCCAGGACCCGGCGAACTCGTCTTCCTCGCCACATCCGACCTCTCCGCGCACACACGCGGCCGTGCGGTTCGAGCAGAATCGCTGAAGACCTCGACGTCCGTGGGATGGGTTCCGGCCAACCTCGGCATCGGCCCCAGTGGTCACATCACCGACGATATCCCCTTCGACTCCTCCGGTGACCTCCGACTCCTTCCCGACTTCGACTCCGCCGTGCGGACGACCCTCATCCCCGGCCAGCCTCCGCTGACCATCGTGTTCTCCGACCAGGTCAACACCGACGGCACACCCTGGCACGGGGATGCCAGGTCATTCCTCCGCCAGGCAATCGCAGAGCTGTCGGAGGAATTCGGCATCCAGGTCAACGCCGCCTTCGAACACGAATTCACCGATCTCGGCAACACTGCCCCGACTCAGCCGTTCTCCCTACAGGCCCACCGCGCCCTCGAACCGATCGGTTCGGAATCGATGGCCGCCCTGGCAGAGATGGGTGCTCAACCGGAGAACTGGCTGCCCGAATACGCTCCCAACCAGTTCGAACTCACCGTCTCCCCGGCCCCGGCACTCACCGCGGCCGACCGTGCCGTGCTCGTCCGCGATACCGTCGCCGCGGTCTTCGCCGGTCACGACAGGGAGGTCACCTTCACCCCCGTCCCGATCGCCGGTGACGGAGGTTCGGGAGTCCACGTCCATTTCGGTCTCAACGACCTCGACGGCGAGACTCTGGTCTTCGACGCGGATCGTCCCGGGCGGATCTCCGTCAAGGCCGCGAAGTTCGCCGCCGGAATCGTCAAGTACGCCCCATCGCTGACCGCGATCTTCGCCCCGCTCGTCGTGTCCTACCAGCGGCTGCGCCCGCACAACTGGTCGACGGCGGCCTCGTTCCTCGGCCTGCAGAATCGCGAGGCGCTGCTGCGGATCGTGCCCACGAACGAGATCGGCGGTGCGGATCCTCGTCCGCAGCTGCATTTCGAGTTCCGCGGCGGCGACATCGGCGCCAACCCGTACCTCCTGCTGGGTATCCTGCTCAAGGCCGGCATGGAGGGGCTTCGTCAGGATCTCGAACCCGCCGAGGTGGTCGTCGGTGATCCCGATGCCGCCGTCAGCGCCGAGGGTCAGCTTCCGACGTCCCTGCGCGAGGCCATCGACCACCTCGAGTCCGATGACGTGGTACGTGAGTGGTTCCACCCCGAACTGCTGGCAACCTACCTGGCCGTCAAGCGTGCGGAGATCGCCGAGTTCGGCGACCTCGAACCCTCACAGCAGTGCGCCGCCTACCGGAAGTTCTACTGAGGACGCCGGCGTGCAATTCGACTGGATGAACGAGCTGGAACTCGTCGACCACCACTGCCACGGCGTACTCGAACACGATCTCGATCGCGGGGCCTTCGAAGACCTCATCACCGAGTCCGACCGTCCAAGCCCTTCCGGCACGACGTTCTTCGACACCCAACTCGGCTTCATGATCCGACGGTACTGCGCCCCACTTTTGGGGCTCCCGGCCTTCGCCGTTCCCGAGGATTACATCGCAGAGAGGACCCGCCTCGGCGCGGTCGAGGTCAATACACGGCTGCTGACCGGGCACGGCTACGACACCCTCCTCATCGAGACCGGACACCGCGGGGACGAGATCCTCGGACCCCGACAGATGGGTGTGCGTTCCGGCACCCGGGTATTCGAGGTAGTCCGCCTCGAACGCATCGCCGAAGAGCTCGTGGAAGCAGGGGTCTCCGCCAGCGACTTCCGGTCCGTCTTCACCGATGAACTCGATGCGCGCCTGCGCACCGCGGTCGGAGTGAAGTCCATCGCCGCCTACCGCATAGGCCTCGACTTCGATCCCAAGCGGCCAACCGCCGAAGAGGTCGACTCAGCGGTCCATGAGTGGACGACAGCGAGTGTCGACGGCCCCGTGCGCCTCGAAGACGCGACGATCATCCGTCACCTCATCTGGGAAGCCGTCGATCGGACGGTGCCGATCCAATTCCACATCGGCTATGGCGATCCGGACGTCGACCTGCATCGGTGCAACCCGCTCCTGCTCACCGAGTTCCTGCGGCTCAGCCGTGGTTCGGGGGCGAGCGTCATGCTGCTGCACTGCTATCCGTATCATCGCGAGGCCGGGTATTTGGCGCACTGCTTCGAGCATGTCTATGCCGATGTCGGCCTCGCCATCAACTACACCGGCGCCCAGGCTGCTCAGGTGATCGCCGAATCCCTTGAACTCACGCCCTTCCATAAGGCGCTGTTCTCTTCCGACGCGTGGGGAGCTGCCGAGCTCTACAGTCTCGGGGCGATCCTCTTCAAGGACGGACTCGACTGGGTCCTCAACGACTGGGCGACTAGGCATGGTTGGCCGGAGGATGAGCTTCGCCGCATCGCCGGAATGATCGGAGCAGGCAACGCAAGTCGGGTTTACAGCCTGGCAACGAACGAAGCAGGGCAAGACTGGTGAGTATGGATATCAGGCAGGAGCGGTTCTCGACCGAACGGTCCGCGGAGTTCGGCGCCGCGTGGCTGGCTGCGGTCGAGGCCGATCTCGACCATGCACTGGATTTTCGCCGCCGCATTCACTCCTGCCCCGACCTCGGTGGTCAGGAGCAAGCGACGGCCGGGGTCATCGAGGCCGAGCTCTCCCCCTTAATGGCCCTGGACGCGATCGCGGGAACCGGTCGCATCGGCCGCGTCGGACCCGCGGATGGTCCCGCCGTGGGCATCCGTGCCGAGCTCGATGCACTGCCCGGTGAGGAAGCGACCGGAGCGGACTTCGCCTCGACGAACGGAGCGATGCACGCGTGCGGGCATGACGTGCATATCGCCGCGCTCGTCGCCGTCATTCGGGCCATCCCTGAGCTCGGTGAACGCACCGGCCAAGCGCTGCCGACGGCCCTGGCTGCGGTCTTCCAACCTCGCGAGGAGTCCTACCCCTCCGGTGCTCTCGACATCGTTTCGGAAAAGGGGCTAGAAACCGCTTCGATCGCCAGAATGATCGGCGTCCACAATCACCCAGGGGTGCCCTTGGGTCAGGTGGCGATCGGTGAGGGCTATATCAATGCGGCGGCGGACGAAGTCCACATCACCGTGCACGGTCGCGGCGGTCACGGGGCCTATCCGCACAATGCCTCCGACCCGGTGGCGGCGGTTGCGAACGTCGCGCTGTCGCTGCCCGAGATCGTCCGCAGGACCATCGGGCCGATGTCGGCGGCCGTGGTCAGTGTCGGGACGATGAGCGTCGGTGATGGGGCGGCGAACGTGCTGCCCCGCAACGGAGGCATCCGCGCCACCGTGAGGACCACCTCGGCGCAGGAGAGGACGGACATTCAGGCGGCGATCGGAACCATGGCCACGCGGATCGCGCAAGCCTACGGCCTCGAGGCCGATGTGACGATCGTCGATGGGGAACCGGTGCTCATCAACGACTCTGACCTGGCACGACGTTTCACCGCACGGGCTCAGGCCCTCGGTACGACCGTGGCGTCACCGATGCGGTCGCTGGGCGCCGATGACTTCTCGTTCTTCTCCGAGACCGTCCCCTCGGCTATGAGCTTCGTCGGCACCGGTCAGCCGCAGGCTTCTCTCCACAACGCGGGGTATCTGCCGCCTGAGCGGTCGGTGCTCGACGTGG encodes:
- a CDS encoding class-III pyridoxal-phosphate-dependent aminotransferase, which gives rise to MDITEITPEQRATEEAAYARDQSALAHIQNLRFFPLVVSGGSGARLRTASGRELIDLSASWTASAFGHGNPTIAEAVHRAALTGAGSSALSAAVTGTTEVAERLVNTVPVKHPERAYLGLSGSDANTAAVEAARRATGRPTIVSFSGSYHGGFGTSRDVSGITESPGPGSLVFDYPLTEAALSQLRPQLTEALKSGTVAAVITEAIQCDGGVRVPDAGFLPTLRELCEATDTLLILDEVKAGLGRTGSLFAFEASDIRPDIVTLGKSLGGGLPISAVIGPEAVLDVAPASALLTNAGAPICAAAADAVLDLATDPALAEEVDSLGPRARERIADYRGSERAGVDSIVEVRGRGLLLGVELRAPAGSQLDDGQLAALTIYRAWELGVVVYVVRNNVLEISPPLQIAPYDLDRGIEIILGALDDVVSGRVPAEVLDRFAGW
- a CDS encoding Orn/Lys/Arg family decarboxylase gives rise to the protein MSQNDFTLAVVSDHSAADTDHADPLEAVKRSLTALGTAVTEITPFQSARLLNDKSGLLIIVDRITGHAATGVENSSDALQELLGQIRSQSADVPVFLYGESLTARSLSTEVLAEIEGVINAYEDTPEFVAKVVHREATRYVERLAPPFFKALMDYSNDGAYSWHCPGHSGGTAFLKSPAGTVFHQFFGENMLRSDVCNAVEELGQLLDHTGPVAESEARAAETFGADHLFFVTNGTSTSNKVVWNSAVSAGDVVLVDRNCHKSILHAIILTGAIPIYLWPTRNRAGIIGPIPRSEFSPEAIGEKIRAHPAITDKSVTPRILTLTQSTYDGVVYNAEEIKSTLDGYVDVLHFDEAWLPHARFHELYKGMHGVDERTAKTQKSLVYATQSTHKLLAGLSQASQILVQNSEETELDRDIFNEAYLMHTSTSPQYSIIASCDVSAEMMRGPGGHALVEETITEAMEFRRAIIRIGDEHADSDWWFGVWGPDTPPREGLAERAEWQLSASDNWHGFGEIGEDFAMLDPIKVTLTTPGLSIDGEFGEFGIPGLVLSKYLAEHGVVVEKTGLYSLFILFTIGVTKGRWNTLIAELHRFKSAVDSNVRIDEIMPEFVAESPQYAGLGLKDLCQRLHELYREHDFANLTTDIYLEEPAVALPPTDAWAATTSGKIEHVGISQLGGRISAVLLTPYPPGIPLLVPGERVSPKIVEYLKAEAELARRYPGFNGITHGLTATSGGGNTVACVIEES
- a CDS encoding MurR/RpiR family transcriptional regulator, which gives rise to MIRKDATVEEDPDVQDSRGEDGPSLAVGLRAAMPTFTPAEKKIARAILASYPFSGLEPISSLADSAGVSAPSVVRFARTLGFNGYREFQERLRQEIRVREESNLSQAETRPRGQEPQFDAARSAYHAGIDQTFDSVIGDDLDRTVRLLAQTKRSVVFLGATYSGFIADIFHAQLAPARSGTMRLAANPLVAAGQLLDLKRGDIVVAFDVRRYEPRVTDVVRTAKELGLATIVFTDPWMSPAAALADHVLTADVRAAGPSDTMVPMLALVEAVSELVVVELGQAGVDRLGRLDPLRLRLGGTANHG
- a CDS encoding type I glutamate--ammonia ligase, translating into MSNEPTSGDLDCHEWLHESVRPGPGELVFLATSDLSAHTRGRAVRAESLKTSTSVGWVPANLGIGPSGHITDDIPFDSSGDLRLLPDFDSAVRTTLIPGQPPLTIVFSDQVNTDGTPWHGDARSFLRQAIAELSEEFGIQVNAAFEHEFTDLGNTAPTQPFSLQAHRALEPIGSESMAALAEMGAQPENWLPEYAPNQFELTVSPAPALTAADRAVLVRDTVAAVFAGHDREVTFTPVPIAGDGGSGVHVHFGLNDLDGETLVFDADRPGRISVKAAKFAAGIVKYAPSLTAIFAPLVVSYQRLRPHNWSTAASFLGLQNREALLRIVPTNEIGGADPRPQLHFEFRGGDIGANPYLLLGILLKAGMEGLRQDLEPAEVVVGDPDAAVSAEGQLPTSLREAIDHLESDDVVREWFHPELLATYLAVKRAEIAEFGDLEPSQQCAAYRKFY
- a CDS encoding amidohydrolase family protein, with translation MNELELVDHHCHGVLEHDLDRGAFEDLITESDRPSPSGTTFFDTQLGFMIRRYCAPLLGLPAFAVPEDYIAERTRLGAVEVNTRLLTGHGYDTLLIETGHRGDEILGPRQMGVRSGTRVFEVVRLERIAEELVEAGVSASDFRSVFTDELDARLRTAVGVKSIAAYRIGLDFDPKRPTAEEVDSAVHEWTTASVDGPVRLEDATIIRHLIWEAVDRTVPIQFHIGYGDPDVDLHRCNPLLLTEFLRLSRGSGASVMLLHCYPYHREAGYLAHCFEHVYADVGLAINYTGAQAAQVIAESLELTPFHKALFSSDAWGAAELYSLGAILFKDGLDWVLNDWATRHGWPEDELRRIAGMIGAGNASRVYSLATNEAGQDW
- a CDS encoding M20 metallopeptidase family protein yields the protein MDIRQERFSTERSAEFGAAWLAAVEADLDHALDFRRRIHSCPDLGGQEQATAGVIEAELSPLMALDAIAGTGRIGRVGPADGPAVGIRAELDALPGEEATGADFASTNGAMHACGHDVHIAALVAVIRAIPELGERTGQALPTALAAVFQPREESYPSGALDIVSEKGLETASIARMIGVHNHPGVPLGQVAIGEGYINAAADEVHITVHGRGGHGAYPHNASDPVAAVANVALSLPEIVRRTIGPMSAAVVSVGTMSVGDGAANVLPRNGGIRATVRTTSAQERTDIQAAIGTMATRIAQAYGLEADVTIVDGEPVLINDSDLARRFTARAQALGTTVASPMRSLGADDFSFFSETVPSAMSFVGTGQPQASLHNAGYLPPERSVLDVARAMIAGYLAGAESLLGTAFE